A window of Paenibacillus phoenicis genomic DNA:
GTTGCGGATATGCGGTGCCGCTTGCTTAACCGCTGCTTCGATCCGGTTTTTGAGATCCTGGGACACGTTGCTCGTTCCAGCTCCCAAGGCTCCGTTCCCGGTAGTGAAGCCCGAAGGGGTGTTCGTCGTCCCACGAGTACCGATTCGATCCGTTGTTGTTCCGGTACCGCGGTTCACGCTGGACATGCCCATGCTGCCTCCAGGATACATCGACCCGAAACGGTTGCCGGTTGTGCCGGTGCCCAACATCGAGCCGTTGTTACTGCGATTGACGTTGTTCCCCGTTCCGAACAAACCGCGTCCGAGGTCAAAGAGCCCGCCCAGTCCGGCACGGTCGTTGCCGCGAGCCAAACCGTTGTCTGCGGCGCCGCGGGTTCCATAGTCCGCACCGTAAGGGCCGCCGACATTGGTCGTACCAAGGCCAACTCCATTTGGACGTTGCACCCCGTAAGCGCTAGTGCGGCCTGTCGTATTCGTGCCGTGGAGTGTGACACCTACATATGCATCACGGTCGGTAACAACGACATGTGCGGTTTGAACGTCGCCAAGCTGTGCCACCTTGTTGCTAAGCGCAGGGCTGTAACGCAGGGAACGGATACGCATATCCTGTCCGCTGCCGGCGCTGCGGGAGAACAGACGGTTGCTGGGGTTTAAAGAATTGACATCATAATTTCGGTTATTGCCCCGTAAGCTTTGCGTGCGCACATTATTGTCGCCCTTCCCGTCACCACAACCTGCCATTAAAGCCATCCCGGCAAGCAACGCTGCGGATAACGATAAGTTAACGACTTTCGCTCCTCGCATGTAGTCAACCTCCATCCGTAAGAAGTAAT
This region includes:
- a CDS encoding YhcN/YlaJ family sporulation lipoprotein, whose protein sequence is MRGAKVVNLSLSAALLAGMALMAGCGDGKGDNNVRTQSLRGNNRNYDVNSLNPSNRLFSRSAGSGQDMRIRSLRYSPALSNKVAQLGDVQTAHVVVTDRDAYVGVTLHGTNTTGRTSAYGVQRPNGVGLGTTNVGGPYGADYGTRGAADNGLARGNDRAGLGGLFDLGRGLFGTGNNVNRSNNGSMLGTGTTGNRFGSMYPGGSMGMSSVNRGTGTTTDRIGTRGTTNTPSGFTTGNGALGAGTSNVSQDLKNRIEAAVKQAAPHIRNVYVSNDSDFVSTIGQYATESRGGGTLNNFISDFETLINRVFPGRAGTMTGPNGYAPTRPNAGMGNGTGTGARDMNAGFTGGTTR